The genomic window CGTTTTATTGTTTATCTTTATTAATAAGTTTTATGCCTATTGCACattagccttttatctgatgCATGTTATCCAAGTTTTTCTCCAGTTAATAAGGTGTCTTTTAAATTCTAGCCTCTTTCTTTGGGGAGGTTGGAGAAACCTCTGGgggtgatcaggacttactcctggctctgcactcagatataacTCTTggaatgctcagaagaccatacagggatcaaatctggtttgaccatatacaagacaagtaccctacctgttgtactctttCTCTGGCTACCAacctcagtattttttttatttaagcaccatggttactataatgttcatacaacagtttcttttgcaattaaagttgttcatgattgagctacagtccatacaatatacaaccttcaccagtgtgcatttcccatcactaatgtcaacagtttccctctcactctccctgatgccctcttccctcccacctaccCTTGCCCACCCACTTCTgtggcaagcattttacttctctctttctcttttcttttttgacactgtggtttacactactgttaGTGAACGGGTGTCATGCATGTCTCTTTCAGAGTAGagccttctctactctaactacactctccatactttgtggcaagcttcctaccataaactgatcctcctaatcctcatctctattggctCAGGATTACATCCTCacactgtcttttttcttttatcccacagatgagtgagattgttctatatttatttctctctctcagaatcatttcactcagcataattgtcaCTATGTCtatccaggtataagcaaattttattactttatttttcctaacagctgcatactattccattgtgtagatgtacgaCAATTTcattagctactcatctgttatcGGGCATAtcgggcacctgggttgcttccagattatggatattgtaaatagttctgttaTGAACATATGAATGcatagggcatttttgtattgtgtttttgtgttcttaaggtatatctttggagtggtatttctggatcataaggaagctcaattttactttttttttaggaatatccatagtgttttccagaaaggttagactaggctacattcccaccagccatgaatgagagtcccattctccccacatccatatcagcactgattgctcttgttctttgtgatgtatgtcattttctggtgtgagatgataccttattgttgttttaatttgcatctccctgatgattagtgatgtggagcattttttcatatgccttttagcaatctgtatttcttctttggggaaatgTTTGTTTACttcctcttcctattttttgatggtgttagatatttttattgtaaagtttaatcagtgccttatataccttagatattagccttttatcagatgggtattaggggaagagtttctctctttctgtgggtagtctttatattctaatcactgtttcctttgaagtgcagaagcttctcagtttaatttaatcccatttgtttatctttgcttccacttgcttggactttggtgtttcctccttgaagatgtcttaagtctcaatgtcatggagtgttgttGCCTATGATTTACtctatttaccttatggttttaaatctttaatccattttgatttgacctttgtgcatggtgttaaagaaggGACTGAGTTCACTATTTTTGCATGCAATTCACAAGTTTTCCCAGCCCCACTCGTTGAAATAGCTTTCCTTagtccactttgtatttcttgcccctttatcaaagataaattggTTATATATCTAGAGGTCAATCTCAGAATactcaaatattttctattgatctgcagcctcagtttcttttgccatgtaaaatatttttcatttgatatcccatttattatttgtctttttgttcttgctgctaTTGAGTCAATTTACAGAAGTACCCCTAAGATACATGACCTGCAGAATTGTTCCTCCATTTTCCTCAATGTCCTTGATGTATTTTGGGCTAAACTTGAGCCATTAATTCAATATACAATGGGCATTTGTGAAGGTATGAAATAAGAATCTGGTTTCATCACTTACCTATGACTATCCAATTTTCTCAATAGCACATATAACAGTCAGACTCTCAACATCATGGATTGAGTTCCTTAAAATATgaactgttggggccggagagatagcatggaggtaaggcatttgcctttcatgcaggaggtcatcggtttgaatcccggcgtcccatatggtcccccgtgcctgccaggaacaatttctgagcctggagccaggaataatccctgagcactgccaggtgtgacccaaaaaccacaaaaaaaaatatgaactgttggggccggagagatgacatagaggtgtggcatttgccttgcatgcagaaggatggtggttcgaatcccggcatcatatatggtcccctgaatctgccaggaatgatttctgagtgtagagccaggagtaacccctaagagctgccgaatgtaaccccaaaagaaaaacaagcaaacaaaaaaaaaccaaacaaacaaaaaaactcctcaaaccaggggctggagagatagcacattggtagggcatttgccttgcaagcgaccgacacaggaccaatggtggttcgaatcccagcatcccatatggtcccctgagcctgccaggagtgatttctgagcactgagccagaagtaaccctgaaagctgccgggtgtggtcccttcccccaaaaaagaaagaaaaataaatcaggcaCTAGAGGAAAAACATGCTTCACTTAGATCCCACTTCACACACTCCTCCTTACGCCTTCCTATCTGCTGTCATATCATGATCACTCCCTTGAAAACCTTCCTTGGGAATCTGCTGGTGTATCCTCCATAGTACCATCTTTTTTTGCATCAAATACCAAGAGCTCAGCTTAAATATCCACAAGAACAGGTAATTGCTAACCTTTCTTATCAGTTCCAGATCgaatttctattcaatgttatTACTTTCCTAGTTCATGGCCACTTGAAAACCCCTGCCAAAAGACTCAAagttcccctcctcttctctgatAGAGTGCATTTCTTCTTtccacaatatttttgttttagtgtcatttcttactgttttcttttgaataagttttatattgtatttattttcattaatttgcaTTCTTTTCATTTCCCTTTAATTTTGAAATGTTATAGGTTAATTATAATGGGAGTTTGTGCTTATTTGTTagtgttattcttttttattgctttatttaaatattgtggttacagatttgttcatagttgggtttcagtcatagaatgtacaccagcctttattagtgtgcctttcctggcaccaatgtcctccattttCCTTCCACCCCTGCACCCCTGCCTGTTTCTAGAGCTggcattttgcttctttttttttttcagagactcTGGTTTGCACTGTTAATGAAAGGGtgctatgcatatcactttattttctttcagcactcagctcttgtccagagtgatcagttccaactatcattatcatagtggtcccttctctactctaactgtactcagtgctctttgtggtaagcttcctgccatggactggtcctcctgaccctcatctcctttgtttctgaatattattgccatacttttatttttctcattccaCAAATAAGTTAGATTATTCTGCTTCTGTTCTTTTCccactgactcattttactcagcataatactttgcATGTCCATCCATAgaaaagcaaatttaatgacttcatttctctgaacagcttcatagtattccaccGTGTtagatgtacaacagtttctttagccactcaactgttgctgggtacctgggttgtttctggattttggctattgtaaatagtgctgtgatgaatataggagtgcagagggcatttttgtatggCAGGGTATATTTCTTGCCCATTTTCTGGTAGCACAGCCACCAGACTTTTGCTTCCTCCTGATTCTCTGTAGCTCCTCTCTTCACTTGTGATTATGTAACATGTACTCTTGCCCTGCTTCTTACTTAATCTTCATTAGAACTTTAGGAGGGTCCATATTTGTTCTTATACGCCAAACTGCAGCAAATTTCCTAGAAGgaattctgtttttatctttggTCCATACTCAAACACTAGATACTCATCTTACACCAAATGGGTTGTATTTGTTCTTGCCCTGTACTTCTATGAGGTCCACAACATCCAACTTGGGGTTCTTAGTTGTGGTGGTTCTTCTGCCCTCTTCATGTCTCTCTTCTGTCATTCAATCTCTTTTTCTCTGGTGCCAGTGTGCATTCTGTCCTGAGAAGTGGTATTGATTGGTAATTTTTGCTTTCAActattttctgtctctgtctctgtctctctctgtctctctctctctttctctctctccccccacccccagtgttaGCCCTCCTGAGGCTGCCTCTTCCTGACAGATTGGTCCGAGGTGCTGAACCAGTACCTCAGAAGCTCTCTAACAATTCCTTACCAGAGTGCCCCAGCCTGTCATtccagggaggaaaaaaaatagaggccCGAGAGCTTATGAATTGTTTAAGGGGTGATTTCCACAGGTTTCCCACTGAAAGGTACTATTTCAGTCCCTTTCTATTTATTTCCGAGTCCCCACTTAACAAATCTTcagttattaataaatatatgtgtatattttggttttggggtcaaacccggcagcgctcagggattgctcctgcgtctatgctcagaaattgcccctggcaggcacgggggaccttatgggatgccaggattcaaaccaccatccttctggatgtaaggcaaacacccttacctccatgctatctctccagcccctatattttattAGAGAAGATTAAGCAACTATTTTGGTGAATTTGAAGACCTTTAAGTTTGGGAAAGGATAGATCCATGACTAAATCATATAAGTCTCGATCTATAAATTAACATGGATACTTTAGCATAGATTAAACTACTCCAGTGGTAGAACAGTGAAAAGCTGGGAAAATTTTGTCTCATGTAGTTTTTGTGTCTGTCATGAATGATAAGTAAACAATAACCTACAGAACATATTGCTGTATTCTGCAATGACagggaaaatgataaaaatgcagCTGAAACATATGAAAAAGGCTTGGATATGATAAAAATGATACAAGAGCTTATTGCAACTACAAGCTTAATAAGTTTCAACTCCTAATCTAATGCTTTTCATTAACTTGCAGAACAATATAGCACCATTGAATTTGTTTTGACTTGACACTTAATTCTACTAAGAATCTGAGACACAGGACTGGAGtcttagcacagcaggtaaggcatttaccttgtgttCCATTGACCTGccttccatctccagcatcaattgtctcctaagcctgccaggagtaacatctgttggcagagccaggaataacccctgaacacttccaaatGTGCCCCCCATAAAGAATCTGGGACACAGAAAGCAATGGTAATTTAGAGTTAGTAAGGACTGGGGTATAAGTTTAATTAACATCTCTCAAGCTCATGTATTTTTGCAGTATATTTCAAGGATATCAAGTTAGAAGTAAATTAGTCTTCCTCCTCAACAATCTGTGGGCATGATTTGAAGTATAAATGGAATGAAAGTGCCAACCTTGATATCGTCCCTAGGACTAGTGACCATACATTATATCAGGGGtagtgaacaggatttttaccctcactcaaaatgtagtatgtgtttaatatattattgttaaaattatatgcttttgtgtgagtgtttgtttattttggccggtcactgtgtggtgtgacTCTctaactctcacagtttaaaattttggctctttgtgtcgaaattgttcgccacccctgcattatatataccacagataGCATTCTTATTCAACAATACTCAAGAGTCCACGTGACACTGGGTCAAGCATTGAACTCTTATCTCACATACACTAGGCACTCACCGTAGCAGAGTAGACTAGTATTCACCAAATCATATATTAAAGAATTGTTGTTCTGTTGTCTTCTTACAGGGGAATAATAAGTCTTAAGAGTTCTGAAGCAAGATCTCACCTCATTGCATCTAAAGACTGTGACAGATCTCTAACTATAAACTTTATCCACCAAAATTTCCGACATGAGTCAAGTAGACACTAGGGCTAGAGTGTATGCAGATGTTAATGAACAACGACCCAAAGAATACTGGGATTACGAATCACATAAGGTAGTATGGGGAAATCTTGATGACTACAAGATGGGTGAAATGATAGGCCAGGGGGGCTCAGGTGAAGTATTTGAGGCTGTCAAAATTGCAACAAATGAAAAAGTTGCCATTAAAATGCTCATGGATGTACCAGAGCTGAAAATCAAGCGAGAGATAACAATTTTGGAGAATTTGCGAGGTGGTCCCAACATCATAAATTTGTTGGACACTGTGAAATGTCCTCAGTCAGGAACCCCAGCTCTAGTTTTTGAATATGTAAACAACACTTACTACAAAGCATTGTACCCGACCTTATCAGACTATGATATACGATTTTACATCTATGAGATTCTAAAGGCCTTAGATTACAGTCACAGCATGGGCATTATGCACAGAGATCTGAAACCTGAAAACATCCTGATTGACCATGAGAACAAAAAGGTTTGGCTGATCGACTGGGGCCTGGCAGAATTTTACCATCCTGACAAAGCATACAATACACAAATTGCTTCCCGGTGCTTCAAAGCTCCTGAGTTGCTGGTAAACTATGGGAAGTATAATTATAGTATAGATTTGTGGAGCTTAGGGTGTATCCTGGCAAGCATGATCTTTCGGAAGGAGCCGTTCATTTATGGTCGTAATAGTAACGACCAATTACTAAAGATAGTCAATCTTAGGGGAACAGATGACTTCATTGCCTTtctcagaaaacagaatattCACTTGGATCCACGCCTCCGTTCATACTTGGGGATACATCTCCGTGTTCGATGGGAGCGCCTAATTCACAGTGAGAACCAGCACCTAGTCAACCCAGAAGTCTGCGATGTTATAGATAAGCTGCTACAGTTTGACTTTCACACTAGACTTACTGCCAAAGAAGCTATGGAGCACCCCTATTTCTCATCAGTCGTGAATGGCTATAATAAACCCGAATCAAGCAGTTCATCTTCCACCCAAGACAGCAGTGAATCAGGGACTTCTTCAGCAACCCCTACAGCCGCTGGCTCTATGCATGGTTCTGCAGTGTCTGACTCTGGCACAGCCCCAGAGAATCCAGAGAAACCTCCTTCACCTGCAGAGAGTCCTCCTGACCCATCAGAGAATCTTCCTGCACCTTCAGCCGATGATCCTAAGTCTCCTGATACCCAAGGAGGGGTAAGGAAGTCTTCCTCTCTTCTTAGTGTGGCCAAGATATGGCGGCAGAGGGGTGTTAGGGGGTGGGAGTGGAGGGAAGTATTTCAAAAGAACAATTGTTGTTTTGAACAGTTCAGTTATTCAGTCATAAAACTAATCAGTTTTTTTCCCTATTTCTCCAGGCTGATTGATATCTGCAGTAACAATGATCCGTTCATTTAAACAATTTGTTGAGATGATTGCAGTTGGAACTTCATTTGCCTGAAATTTAACTTTGAATAACTGTGTAAACCACAGTACCTTAATAAACgtttttcttggttttgaatCATAATTTGTTATGTGCTTGAAATTAcgacaatttttatttccactatgaTGGATTAAAGAAAGGAACAAACCAAGCaccattaaataaaaaagtagtttGCTGCTGTCTAGGCCCAGGGGATCCTCTCAGATCCACACCTGAATATCTAATGGAGGGGAGGTGGAGAGTGGGTTtcatttgcctttttaaaaatattttttatttcaacaagaAGGGAAAAACACATCTGTCACATGAATTAATCACTTCAGtctaagaaaatttttgtttactAATATCCTTGGTTGAAATACATTAACTAGCAGAGCCCAAAGATTTAGTACAAATAACATAGCTTTCATATTTCCTTgcctctttattttattcaaacaccaAATGAAATACTAAGTCAACGAATTGAGGAAGAACTACTAGaagctaaattatataataaaacaattgTGCACAGCTTCTTTGAGTAGGGCAATAGTGAGGACAGTATAATGTTCCTGTGAAAAAAATGTTAAGCAAATACACTAGTCCTTTATTCTGTGGTATTCATGGGTAAGTATCCCAAATGTCTATAAGAAcacaacttggggccggagagatagcatggaggtaaggcgtttgcctttcatgcaggaggtcatcggttcgaatcccggcgtcccatatggtcccccgtgcctgccaggaacaatttctgagcctggagccaggaataatctctgagcactgccgggtgtggcccaaaaaccaaaaaacaaacaaacaaaaaatacaacttgATAGCTGCTGCAttattagagaaaatatataagaCTCATAGTGTCACTAGATATAAGGGTCAGAattgttattaataaattattgggCAGGATGCTGGGTAAATTTTGAGATATTGTATATGgatatttagataaaatatacGAAATTTTATACATTTGAAGTTTTGTTCTTTGGGGATACCTGtgctcaggtggtgctcagggcttaatcctgtgCTGCTGGCTAACTTCTGTCCAACAGCGTcagaggatttttgttttttgttttggggtcacactcggaagccctaaggggttcctcctggctctacgctcagaactcgctcctggcaggctcggggaaccatatgggatgccaggattcgaaccactgacctgcatgcaaggcaaatgccctacctccattctatctctccatcccccaatATTTGTTTCATGGagatttgtaaaaattaaaattagtataTTCTTTAAGTATATTACATTCTTTTAGTCTCTGACCTCATTCATAAATTGGTTAGCTTACATGTGACATGATCTTAGCTTTTTCTCTCAATCATAGTATTTGATTCTGTCCTATTTATAGaagaccaaataaaaataattttcttataatatgGCCTATGAGTTGATACTTTCTTGTATCCTCAATTTACTCACTGGGAAACTGAGACCAAAAGTACTATTAACAAATAGTTGTACAAATAATTGTAATCGACTATAACAAGTAAACATCAAGCTTGCAGAATTTGAAAATACGCATAGAGAATATTAGATGAGAGGCAAGTAATCACCCTCCATGGTTTTTGGACATGCTTTGAAGAACAGATGAAAAAAGTGGACTGTGCCCATGACCAGGCATATGGAGATGACCTGGGAGATAGAAACGTGGTATTAAGCATTATATATCAGGTACTGGGAGAATGttgtcatgtgtctttggccaagGTCAGTCAGGTGACCATTCATTATAAAGTTTTAGGCACAGTCTTTCAACACcagttccttcaccagtgttcatgttccttcaccaatattcccagttttccTTTCCCGTAATATTTGGGTTGTCTTAGTGACAGGCTTcttcattttccattttcatcttCAAGTACTCAAGTTTGACACCTTAACCTGTGGAAAATGTCCTTTCACTCGTTTTTCCATTTATGTTAGCATTTAGAGGTGTTTAAAAGacactgttctttctttctctttctccttccttctgtcccctcctttccttccttccttccttccttccttccttccttccttccttccttccttccttccttccttccttccttccttcctctctttctttctttctttgcttccttccttccttccttccttccttccttcctctctttctttctttgcttccttccttccttccttccttccttccttccttccttccttccttccttccttccttccttccttccttccttccttccttccttccttccttccttcttgtttttgggccacacccagtaactctcaggggttactcttggctatgcattcagaaattgctcctggcttgagggaccatatgggatgccgggggatcaaactgcagtctgtcctaggctagcacatttaaggcagatgccttaccgcttgcgccactgctctggccccttttataattttttaataacttttattgtgatcaaagtgaattacaagttttttacagtaatatttaaggtacatagtgacagagaattagggccatcaccagtgttgtcctccctccacccatgttcccagcatgcatctcatacctccccCCTTGGCCTCTTGGACTGCTAGTCTGAGAGATCTCCTTtggtatagcttgctgtagattgggtacgAAACACTATTCTTTCTTATCATTAATTTTATGTTGAGCTGTCATCATTTATGACTCTGTTGAAGTCTCTTTTTTCACAGTTGCTGTGCAGCTCCCAGGCCTTCTAGCAATTTTTCAGGATTCCTGCGCTATTACCCTTTGGACCCTTCCCAGCCTCCTTCCACTAAGTTCCTCAGTTCCCATTCTATTAATCATGTCTAGCGATTCATTTGCAGtatggatatttatttatatccttattatttatatcccacatacATATGATCGAGATAATCTGGTATATTCTGACTCACTTCTAGCATGACACCTTCAATTTCCATCCAAATTGCAACAAACTGCAAATTatcatcttttctcatagctgaatAGAATAGAGTGCCCAATTGTGTCTATagagcacaattttttttcaagatttagatttaaaaaatgggctacaaccagctgtgcttaagacttattcctggctctctgctcagagatcacttctggtagtactcaggtgtCATATGACATACCAGGCATCAAATCTacattggttgtgtgcaaggcaagtgcctacatTCTGTaatatccctccagccccaaatcaaattttctttttttttatttgtttatttggagaCATTCATGGGacgttcagaagaccatatgggatgctggggatcaaacccaggttggttgtgtgcaaagcaagtgccttaacttctgtactcttGCTCTGACCCTgaccaccacttttttttttttggtttttgggccacacccggctgtgctcaggggttactcctggcaatctgctcagaaatagaccctggcaggcacgggggaccatatgggacgccaggatttgaaccaaccaccttaggtcctgggttggctgcttgcaaagcaaacaccgctatgctctctctcctgccccgacCACAACTTCTTTAATCACTCCTCTGTTGTTGTACACTTGGcttgttttcagatcttggctattgtaaaagtGCAGCAATAAACATGGTGTCGTTTTGCATTGATATTTGGGGTAGATAGATGCCCAGAAGTAGAATCACTGGGTCTTATGTAAGTCTTGTTCATCATATTTTGAGAAACCGCCAAACTATTTTTCCAAAGAGACTGAACCAAGTAACAGTCCCACCAATACTGTATGGAGAGTTCTTTTTTTCAACTATTCCTAACAGCAtttattatttctgtctttttcttataGTTCCTTCTCTCTGGTATGAGATACTAtcttattgccattttgatttacatctccttgATATGGAACCAGAGAGGTATTATAGCAGACAgaattcctgtgctgcatgtggccaacagtacctggcaccatatatggtctcctaagcctgctagTCATGATCCCTGAGAgataagagccaggagaaaaccctgagtaacaccagatgtggtccaaaaatgaaaatcaaaagagCCCATTTCCCTGATAATCCATAGTGATGaacaatttttgtgtgtgttagctacctgttattcttttttaaagttttttttaattgaatcacaatgaaGAAAAAGGTTATAGTGTTACTCATAATTGTTAG from Suncus etruscus isolate mSunEtr1 chromosome X, mSunEtr1.pri.cur, whole genome shotgun sequence includes these protein-coding regions:
- the LOC125998919 gene encoding casein kinase II subunit alpha'-like yields the protein MSQVDTRARVYADVNEQRPKEYWDYESHKVVWGNLDDYKMGEMIGQGGSGEVFEAVKIATNEKVAIKMLMDVPELKIKREITILENLRGGPNIINLLDTVKCPQSGTPALVFEYVNNTYYKALYPTLSDYDIRFYIYEILKALDYSHSMGIMHRDLKPENILIDHENKKVWLIDWGLAEFYHPDKAYNTQIASRCFKAPELLVNYGKYNYSIDLWSLGCILASMIFRKEPFIYGRNSNDQLLKIVNLRGTDDFIAFLRKQNIHLDPRLRSYLGIHLRVRWERLIHSENQHLVNPEVCDVIDKLLQFDFHTRLTAKEAMEHPYFSSVVNGYNKPESSSSSSTQDSSESGTSSATPTAAGSMHGSAVSDSGTAPENPEKPPSPAESPPDPSENLPAPSADDPKSPDTQGGLLCSSQAF